Sequence from the Gemmatimonadaceae bacterium genome:
GGGTACCAGCGGCAACACCGGAATAGCGCTGGCGATCGCAGCGGCACTCCGCGGCTACAAATGCATCTTCACGATGCCGGACAAGATGTCCCAGGAAAAAGTGCGTCTGCTCAAGGCGTTCGGCGCCAAAGTGATCATCACGCCCACGGCAGTGCCGCCAGACCATCCCGACAGTTACGTGACAATGGCAAGGAGAATCGCAAAAGAAACGCCCAACGCAATTCTTGCCGACCAGTTCTACAATGAAGCAAACCCTCAGGCTCATTACGACACCACCGGGCCCGAGCTCTGGGAGCAGACCGAAGGCCGCATCACGCATTTCGTAGCAGCGGCTGGGACAGGCGGGACGATCACTGGGGTCGGGCGCTACCTGAAGGAGAAGAACCCGAAGATCCGCATCATTGCCGGTGATCCCGTCGGCTCCATTCTGGCGGACCATTGGCGCACGGACGGCAAGGAGGTTCGTGAAGGAGTGCCGTACAAGATCGAGGGAATCGGTCAGGACAAAATTCCCGGAGCGCTCGATATGAGCGTGATCGACGATTTCGAGTCGGTCAGCGACAAGGACGCGTTTACGATGGCGCGGCGTCTCACCCGTGAAGAAGGATTGTTCGTTGGCGGCTCGTCGGGGCTCATTACTCACGTCGCCTTGCGTGTGGCGCGCGAGGTGAACGATCCCGATGCATTCGTCGTAGCCGTGCTGTGCGACACGGGAGAACGGTATCTCTCGAAGCTCTACAACGATGAGTGGATGCAGGAAAACCAGCTGCTGGATTCAACCCGCGTGACGCTCATGCATGTCCTGGGTCGAAAGGGAGCTGAGACGCCAGCGGTGGTCAGCACCACACCCGGCGCACCCGTTCGTCAGGCGCTCGGGCTGATGTCGCTTCACGACATCTCACAGCTTCCTGTGATGGAAGGCCAGAACTGTGTTGGTTCCGTAAGCGACTGGTCGTTGTCACAGAAGAGCCTGGAGAATCCGAAGCTTCTCGACGCGACCGTGAGTGAGGTGATGGATTCTCCGTTTCCGATGGTGTCGGGAGACCAGCCAGTGGAGAGCGTTGTAAGGCTGCTCTCCAAGTCGAATCCTGCGGTTCTCGTTCGAAACGACGGAGTGATTGATGGAATCGTGACGCGATCGGACATGCTGCATTACATGATGAGCCGGTAGGAGCATGAAGTTGAAGATCACGGTTTTGATGGGTGGCTCGTCGGCCGAGCGAAACGTTTCGCTCGCGTCGGGCATGCGAATCGTGCTCGCTCTGCGATCGCGCGGTCACGACGTGATCGCATTCGACCCGTCAAAGGGACTGATCAGCCGAGAAGAAGAGCAGAGACTGGCGTTAAGCGCTGTCGGCACCGAACCGCCGTCTCTCGACGCGCTGGCCCGGAGCACCGGGGGAGCATTTCTGCCAGCGCTCGAAGCACTTCCCGAGATATCCGGTGCGGACGTCGTGTTTTTGGCGCTGCATGGAGGCATGGGCGAGGATGGAACGCTTCAGGCGCTGCTTGACATGGCGCACGTGAAATACACAGGCAGTGGACATCTCTCGAGTGCGCTGGCGATGGACAAGGATCTTTCGAAGAAGCTCTTCCGGGCCGCGGGAGTGCAGACTGCGAACTGGCTCATGGCGCCCGCAACGATCGAGGAAGTCGAAAATACGCTGGGTTTTCCAGTGATAGTGAAACCCTCGAAGCAGGGATCCACCGTGGGCCTGTCGGTCGTCAAGCAGGCCGAGCAGCTGCAGCCGGCGATTCAAGAAGCGTGGCGTTATGATGACGAGGTAATGATCGAGCAGTTCATCGCCGGGCGTGAGTTGACAGTGGGAATACTCGGTGATCGAGCGTTGCCCGTGGGTGAGATTATCCCGGTGCACGAGATCTACGACTACGAGTGCAAGTACACGGCCGGCATGGCGAAGGAAGAGTTTCCGGCGAGGCTCTCAGTCGAGCAGACCTCGCTCGTGCAGCAGCAGGCACTGGCGGCTTTCAGGGCGCTCAAGCTTAGTGGTTATGCACGGATTGATTTTCGGCTGTCGAAGTCCGATGATGGAGATAGTGGTGGAGGGTTCTATTGTCTCGAGGCCAACACCCTGCCCGGGATGACGGAGTTCAGCCTGATACCACAGGGCGCGGCCGCGGCGGGACTGTCTTTTCCGGAATTGTGTGAAGAGATAGTTCGTTCTGCAGGCAAGTGAGGAACCGCGCGGCACGATCAGTGTTATAGAAGAAAACCCAACGCAGTAAGCAGGCTCTCATGTCCGACGCGCTGTACGATTCGCCTCCGCAACCCAGAATGACGCCAGCCGTGCAGTGGCTGATCGCGGCGAACGTCGGAGTGTATTTCCTTCAGGTCACGCTGTTCGGTGCGGAAGGCGTATTCGGCGTGATGGGACTCGATCCCGGCCACTTCCCGTCTGCGTGGTGGACGATTGCCACCTACATGTTCGTCCATGCGGGGCTCTGGCATCTTGCGTTCAACATGCTGTCGCTGTGGATGTTCGGGCCGCGAATCGAGAACGTCTGGGGCGCGCGGAGCTTCACGTACTTCTATCTCTGGTGCGGAATCGGTGGTAGCGTCGCCCATCTGCTACTGGGGGGGAATGCGGGACTGGTGGGAGCATCGGCGGCGATAATGGGAGTGCTGCTCGCTTATGCTCTGAGGTGGCCCGACGAAGAGGTCTACATCTTCGGCGTGATTCCGATGAAGACACGCTGGCTCGTCGTCTGGCTCGGGCTGATCAATCTCGCCATGGGCATATCGTCCACTAAAGGCGGCTCCGGGATAGGATGGTTCGCACATCTGGGCGGACTCGGATTCGGCTGGGTCTATCTGCGTGTGTCAGCATTCGGCGGTCTCGACAATTTCAGACGATGGGTCTCACCGGTACCGGACGAGCCGGAGGACGCATTTCGGGCGATACCACGGACGCACAGGAATCGTAACCGCGAGGAACACGCCGAGGGCATCGACGAGGTTGTCGCGAAGAGCAACGCCGTCGCAGCGAAGACCACCCGCCGAGCGCTTCTTCCGAGAGCAGGCAGTGACGGCTCACGGGAGTCGGCGGAGCGGCTGGACATGGTGCTCGACAAGATCTCGAAACATGGGATCGAGAGCCTGACGAGCGAAGAGCTGCAGGTTCTTGATGAGATGTCACGAAAGCTCAAGGGGCGCGACATCCACTGATTGAAACGGCATCCCGAATCGTGCATAGTTCGGAATGCCGAAGCCCGACCTGCTTGAGACTTTCGCGAATCCGTACGCGGATCGCGACTACGAAATCCACATGGATTGCAACGAGTTCACGTCGCTCTGCCCGCTGGGCGGAATCGAGAGCGACGCGGAGGAGCTTGCGCTGCTAAAGGGCGGAGCTCCGGATTTTGGGATCATCAGGATTACCTATCTGCCCGCAGAAGTATGCCTCGAGCTGAAGAGTCTCAAGCTCTATCTGTGGAGCTTTCGTAACGACGGAATATTCTACGAGCGGGCCGTCAACCGGATTCTGGACGATCTCGTTGCGGCGGCGAATCCCAAGTGGATGCAGGTTGTGGGCGATTTCAATCTCAGAGGCGGGATCAAGTCGGTGATCACGGCGGAGAAAGGAAAACGGTGAAGGCGGGAGAGACCTTCGGTGAATCGGTGAAGGATTCCCTCAATTGCCTGGTCTGCGCGAGGGGTTCCAGCGTCAGGCGGGCAGAATTACATTGCGAGCCGCGGCATTGTGTGTCGCAGGGGCAGGGGCCAGGTAGCTCAGTTGGTAGAGCAGCGGACTGAAAATCCGCGTGTCGGCAGTTCGATTCTGCCCCTGGCCATTCATGAAGGTGTGCTTGAGAACTCAATAGCAGATAACGCCATCAACTGCCCGGAACTCCGTGAGGCCAACCCACCGGAGTCGACAGTGGTGGCGTTTGTGCTGCAGACGACGTCAGTCCGAGGTACAGCAAAATGCGCATAGGTCTTCTCACGGGGGGTGGCGACGCTCCCGGGCTTAACGCCGTGATTCGTACGGCCGTGCTCTCGGCGGTTAATCGCGGCTGGAAGGTGCTCGGGATACGCCACGGGTTCGCCGGACTACTCGGCGAATGTGACGTCGCTCCGCTTACACGGTTGTCGGTAAGCGGAATCGCGCATCTTGGTGGCACCATCCTCCGTACAACGAACCGGGGGAATCCGCTTTCCTTTCCGGTTCGGATGGAGGATGGCAGCTACGTCGAGAAGGATCGCTCGGGCGAGCTGATTGCCAACGTGAAGAAGCTTGGCATTGACGCACTGGTCGCAATCGGCGGCGATGGAACGCTGCAAATCGCCCTCGAGCTGGTGAACCGCGGGTTGAGGATCGTCGGAGTTCCCAAGACGATCGACAACGACGTGAGCTGCACGATTACGACATTTGGCTTCGATACGGCGGTGAACACGGCGATCGAAGCGATCGACAAGCTGCACACAACAGCCGAGAGCCATGACCGGGTGATTGTGATGGAGGTGATGGGACGCTACGCGGGGTTCATCGCGCTGCATGCGGGGGTGGCGGGCACCGCCGATGTGATTCTGATCCCGGAGATTCCATACGATATTGACAAGGTCTGTGCGAAGATTCTGGCGCGTGACAGGGCGGGCCAGAATTTCTCGATCGTGGTTGCGGCGGAGGGTGCCTATCCGAAGTCAACGGAGACGGGCGATTCGAGTGTATCGGGTCCACCCCGGATCATTCACGCCGGGTTAGTGGCTGAGCGTCTGGTGGAGCGGATACATGCGGGGACAGGGAAGGAATGCCGGTCTCTCGTGCTGGGGCATCTGCAGCGAGGCGGGATGCCGACGGGATATGACCGCCTGCTGGCAATGAGGTTCGGGGCTGCAGCAGTGCGGGCCATCGAGAGCGAGGCATGGGGCCACATGGTGGCGCTCCAGTCACCTCACCTGGTGACGGTGCCAATAAGCGAGGTCATCCGTCGGGAGAAACGAGTTGAGTTAGGCCACGACATCGTGCAGACGGCCCGGGCGACCGGTATTAGCTTCGGCGATTAGATAGTTATCTAATTAATTAACATGTGGCGTATTGCTGCTCGCGGTCATATCAATGAGGGCGAGCCGGCAGGATAAAGTCGCCGAAGCCGGGACTTGGTCTGAAAGTCGCGAGCAACACCGGATAGCTGTTCTTAAAATGGAGATCGAATGCGGAAGTGGATTCCCGTACTGTTGATCGCGGTGGCAACGATCGCATCAGTGGCGATCTACTCCAAGCTGCCGGAGAGGATTCCGACGCACTGGAACATGTCAGGTGAGATTGACGGATGGTCGAGCAGATTCTGGGGAGCGTGGATGATGCCGCTCATGATGGCGGTGATCTGGCCGGTCATGCGGCTGATTCCACACATCGATCCGCACCGAGCTAACTACGCAAAATTCAGAGGGATGTATGAAGCGCTGATCATCGCAACGATGGCATTCATGCTGGCGATGCATCTGCTGCTGCTCGCGGCGGCGACAGGAAGCCATATCCCGATATCCCGTATCGTCATCGGTGCGGTCGGCGCGTTCTTCGTGGTGATCGGCGTACTGCTGCCACACGCGCACCCGAATTGGTTCGTGGGAATCCGAACACCGTGGACACTCAGCAGCGACCTCGCGTGGGAGCGCACCCACAAGGTCGGCGGCCTGCTGTTCATCGCGACAGGGACATTGACGATGCTGACGACGCTGCTGGCGCCGAAGCAGGCCATGTGGGTGCTTCTCGTTTCGGGAACTGCGATGATGGTGTTTCTCTTCGTCTATTCCTACGTGGTGTGGAAGAAGGACGGCGAAAGGCACTCAGCCGCCTGAGGCGCACTGGCCGCGCTCGAAGTCGAGCAGGAATTTCTTTCGCCATAGTCCCCCGCCGTATCCGCAAAGATCTCCATTCTGTCTGACCACGCGGTGGCAGGGAATAACGATCGCGATTCGATTGTCTCCATTTGCCTTGCCCACAGCGCGCTGGGCTCCTGCCCGTCCCATTGCCCTTGCCTGCTGTTCGTAACTAATGGTCTCTCCGTAGGGAATCTTGAGGAGCTGGTTCCAGGCCGCAGTCTGGAAATCGGTGCCCTTGAGGAGGAGCGGCACCGTAAAGCTCCTTAGACCTCCGGTAAAATATCTATCTAACTCATCCTTGAGCTGGGCAACATGCCGGTTCTCGCCAGGCACCGTCGGACGAGAAAACCGCTTTCTCACGCGTTCGAGCTGCGTTTTCAGCATACGGCGGTCGGCGAACTCGAGCAGGCATATTCCGTCGGCCGTGGCTCCGGCGATCATGGGGCCGAGGGGAGTGAGAAGGCGCGTAACGACGACAGGGGCGACGTCGGCTAGGCGGTTGGGTGCTGTCTCGAATGTACGCGTGAACGCGTCGTGGAAACCGCTGGCCGATTCGAAGCCGTGCGTATAGCCGACTCCTTCCCACTTTTCGCCCTGGCTTATCCGTCCGAACGCAAGGCCAAGGCGGTGTGCCCGCTGGTACGCCTGGAAGGTCAACCCGTGGTGGCGGAGAAACCACCGTCGGACGCGCGCCGGATCCAGCTCGGCCGCCTTGAGATCCGAGTCCTTCCAGCGTCTCGATGGATCTTCCTCGACTTGTTCGAGCAGCCTCTTGATCCAGTTGGGAGCGGCGCCCTCAGGCTGCATCGGATGGCAGCGCAGACACGGGCGATAGCCAGCGACGAGTGCGTCGCGAACGGACGGATAGAACTCGACGTTCTCGGGGCGTGGCTTCTTCGCGGCGCAGGTCGGCCGGCAGAAAATTCCAGTGGTTTTAACGGCGGCAAAGAACACGCCATCAAATGTCCCATCGCGCTCGGCGAGCGCGCGGTACATGCGGTCCGCGGAGGGAAGAGATGCTGTCGTCATGGAAGCCAATCTAGGACCGGAGACGGGGCGGTTCCACCGAAAAATAGACACTGAATTCACGGGCATTGTGCGATATTTTCCGAAGCACAACCGGAGGGCTCATGAGCGACGAACTTGAGGACAAGTGGGAGAGCATCGAGAAGGAGCTGAATGCTGCCATGTCGAAGCTCTCCGATGCGATCGAGAAGGCGAGAGAGGAGATCCCTGAAGCGGCGAAGGCGATCAATGAAGAATACCTTCGCATGCAGGAAAAACTCGACAAGGCCGTGAATAATCTCCGCAAGTAGAGACCGCAAGCGTCTGATGAAGAGGTGGCCGATACGGGGCACCCCTTTTTTGTTCCCCGAAAAAGAATCGACTCGCAACGCAGTGAGGCACGATTCCTGTAATCCGTAACAATGCTGCATTCTCAGCGGAGACAGAAACGTCCCAATCGACGTATTACCATCAGGCGCGCAACGTAATGGCGACCGATACAGGAGAAACATGATGCAACTGAATTCACGAAGGGTGCTGACAGTCCTTGCAGTCGTTGGCTCGTTCGGCCTTTCTGCATGCGCGAGCATGAAGAACAAGGAGCGTGGTGCTGTGATCGGAGCCAGCGCTGGCGCCGCGATAGGCGGCGTGATCGGCAAAACCACCGGCGGATCGACGGCCAGAGGAGCGATCATCGGAGCGGTTGTCGGTGGGGCGGCGGGGGCCGTGATAGGTCATCAGATGGATCAGCAGGCGAAGGAGCTGGATCAGTCCATACCCGGTGCCAAGGTCGAGCGTGTGGGCGAAGGCATCGAGGTCACATTCGACTCGGGTTTGTTGTTCGACTTCGATTCCGACAAGATCCGTCCGGCTGCTGCGGCGAACCTGCAGGAGCTCGCGCAAAGCCTCAACAAGTTCGGCAACTCGAGTCTACTCATCGTCGGTCACACGGACAGCAAAGGCGACGACACATACAATCAGACCCTGTCGTATCGTCGTGCCAACTCAGCTTCGGTGTACCTGCAGTCGCAGGGCGTACCGACTATGAGAATCTCGACTGCTGGCCGCGGTGAGTCCGAGCCGGTGGCATTGAACGACACCGAAGCGGGCAGGCAGCAGAACCGCAGGGTGGAGGTCGCGATCTACGCCAGCGAAGCCTACCGCGATCAGGTAAAGAAGAGTTACAGCGGGAAGTAGCCCAACGCCTGAAATGGGGAAGCACCCCGTAGATGTCGGACGGGGTGTTTTTTTGTCCACACGACGTCACGCCCACCTAGCGCGAAAGTGTGATAGGACGATCTTACCTCTAATGGAGCGCACGCGAACCGTCACATGGCAGGATCCCGCACTCGGAGTCGAGGCGGCGACAACACTCACAGGCGTGGAGTATCTGCGAGCAATGGCGCGCGGAGAGGCACCGCCATCGCCGCTGGGGCAGGTTCTGGGATTCCGTCTGGAGGAGATAGAAGAGGGACGCGTTGTGGTGACCCTGGAACCGGCGGAGTACCACTACAATCCGCTCGGTGTGGTGCACGGTGGTCTTGCGGCCACCCTCTTCGATTCATCGCTGGGCTGTGCGGTGCAGAGCCTGCTGCCGCCGGCGCACACGGCTCCGACGCTGCAGCTCCAGATCAACTACGTCCGGCCGATCACGGTTTCGACGGGGAAGGTCTACTGTTCCGGCGATGTCGTTCACATGGGCAGGCGGTCGGCAACCGCGGAAGGGAGATTGACCGACAGTGACGGCAAACTATACGCACATGCGACAGGGACGTTCATCCTCACAGGGCCCGAAGATCGAAAAGCCCGATAGCTTTCTTCCGGCGTACCTCTGACATTCGGCGATTCGTGGCAACCGTAACTCCGGCAAAAGACTCCTCCAGCAGACTTCTGCGATTTTTTCGCCGCTCAACAGACGAAGCGGACTGGAAGCTCGTGGGACCGATCAGGGGCGAAGTCTTCGGCACCGACCGACTCGCCAAGCACGCCCGGAACATCGCGCGCAAGCATCGGTTGCTTCCGCCGAAGAAGCAGCGCGGTCATGGACCGCTTCTCGGGCGGCTCGACGACACACGGCGCGTACTCGACGAGATCCACGATCGTCTGAGCGACGCCGCCGAGCGGGAAGTGGACATCAGCCCCGCGGGCGAGTGGCTGCTGGATAATTCGTACATCGTGCAGGAGCACATTCGCGAGATCCGGACGAACCTCCCAGGTGGATACTATCAGGAGCTTCCAAAACTGGCGAGCGGCATGCTGGCGCATTATCCGCGCGTGTACGACGTGGCGATCGAACTCATCGCACATTCCGAAGGCCACCTCTCGATTGATAACATCACGCTGTTCGTGCGGGAGTATCAGAAGGTCGCGGCGCTCAAGATGGGCGAGCTGTGGGCGATACCCACGATGCTCCGTCTCGGCCTCGTGGAGAATCTTCGGCGGATGTCGATGCGCGTGGCTGCGCGCCTGGATGAGGTAGAGGAAGCGGACCGCTGGGCAGCCGGGATAATGGCGGCGAACAACCAGTCGCCCGAGGCGCTTGCCGCATCTCTCAACGCGTTCATCAGCGATCATCCTCCGTTCAGCCCGAACTTTGTCGCGCGGTTCCTTCACCAGATTCGCGGCTATCAGGTCAACTTCACGCCGCTGATATGGCTCGAGCAGTGGATCGCGGAGGATGGGCCAAGCGCCGAAGTCGCGGTGATGCGCTCGAACCGGATGATCGCGCTGACGCAGGTGACTGTCTCGAACTGCATCACGAGCCTGCGTACGATCGCGCGTCTAAACTGGAAAGACTTCGTCGAGTCACAGAGCGCGACGGAGAAGATCCTGAGAAAGGATCTGTCGGGGCACTACACGGCCATGACGTTCGGGACGCGGGATTACTACCGCCACGTCATCGAGCACATCGCGAAGGAGACGATCAGGCAGGAAGAGGAAGTCGCGAACGTGGCGCTGGGACTTTCAGTGCAGGGCCACGGGCAGGGCGACGAGCGCCGATCGCACGTCGGGTACTATCTGATTGACAACGGCAGGCTCGAGCTCGAGGAGGCGACCGGCTACACGCCACCGTGGGGCGAGCGTGTGCACAGGTGGACGAAGCGCCATCCGACGTCGCTGTATTTCGGCGGGATTCTCGTGATGACGATTGTCCTGTTGGCATCTCTGTTCTGGATCGCGCCGGGAATGACGGTTAGCGAGCGGTTTGTGCTCTTCTTTGTGGCGGTGATTCCCGTTAACGAGATTGCAATCAGCGTGGTTAATCAGCTCGTCACGTTGTTGATGCCTCCGAATCTTCTTCCAAAGATGGAATTCCGCGACGACGGAATTCCGGAAGACTGCAGGACAGCAGTCGTGGTGCCGACGCTCTTCGGAAGCGTGAGGGCTGTGCAGGAAGCCCTGTCGCACATTGAAGTGCAATACCTCGCCAATCGCGATCCGAACCTGCACTTCGCCATTCTCAGCGATTTCACGGACGCCGCGACGGAGAAGAAGCAGGGCGATGCCGAAATACTACAGGCGGCGGTAGAGGGAATCGACGAGCTCAACCAGAAGTACGAGCGAGCGAGTGGCGATGTGTTCTTTCTCTTTCACCGTCGCCGGCTCTGGAACGAGAAGCAGGGTGTATGGATGGGCTGGGAGAGGAAGCGTGGAAAACTTGGCCAGTTCAATCGTTTTCTACGCGAAATGGCGGACGATGCGTTCTCGACGATCGCGGGAAACACCGCGGCACTGCAGAAAGTCCGCTATGTAATCACGCTCGACTCCGACACAGTGCTGCCGCGCGATGCTGCGCAGATACTCACCGGCATGATCGCGCATCCGCTCAACAAGGCGGATTACGATCCGCAGCTTGGACGAATTGTTCGCGGGTACGGCATCTTCCAGCCAAGGGTAGGCGTGTCGCTGACGAGCGCGCACGCGTCACGCTTCGCGGCGATTCACTCCGGGCATCCGGGCGTCGATCCGTACACGACGGCGGTGTCCGACGTCTATCAGGACCTGTTTGGTGAGGGAAGCTTCACCGGCAAGGGTATCTACGATGTAGATGCGTTCGAGAAGGCAACTCACGGCCGCTTTCCAGAAAACACGCTTCTTAGCCACGATCTCATAGAAGGCGCGTACTCGCGAGCCGGGCTGGCGACGGACATCGAGTTGTACGACGACTATCCGGCGAGATATCTGACATACACGCGCCGGAAGCATCGATGGATCCGAGGCGATTGGCAGCTCCTGCAGTGGCTTGGCCCGATTGTGCCGGGACCTCAGGGACCGACGAGAAACAGGCTGTCGGCGATCTCCCGGTGGAAGATTTTCGACAATCTCAGGCGAAGCGTTGTCGAGATATCGCAGCTCGCGCTTGTTGTATGCGGGTGGTTCGTGCTTTCCGGATCGGCGTTGCTGTGGACGACGGTCTTGCTGTTCGCGATCGCCGCTCCATGGATCTTTTCCCTCTTTGTATCGCTGCTGAGACCGCCGCGCGATCAATCCTGGATCGCGTATTACGCGGCCGTCGGCCGGGATACGCGAGTGAGTGTGCAGCAGTGGGCGCTGGCGGTTGCATTCCTTCCTCATCAGGCGGTCGTCAGCGCGGACGCGATCATCCGTACGTTAGCGCGTCTCTGGATCACGAAGCGAAATCTGCTGGAATGGCAAACAGCGTCGCAGGTGGAGCGCGCCATGGGCACCGGCTCGCGTGTCGAGATGTGGCGCAGGATGTGGCCGGTCACCGTGCTGAGCCTGATGCTTCTGGCCATGGTGGCTCTGCGCGCGAATCCCGCCGAATCCGAGATGTCGGGGCGAGTGCTGTTTCTCGTGGGCACGCTTCCGCTGCTCGGATTATGGCTGGGCTCGCCAGCGATCGCGCATTCTCTCAGCGCACCGGCGACGCCTCCGGAGCTACGACTGACGGGGACGGAGCGTCAGGCCGCGCTTCGATATGCACGTCTGCACTGGCAGTTCTTCGAGCATTTCGTGACGGAGCAGACGCAGTGGCTGGCGCCAGACAACTTCCAGGAAGATCCGGAGCCTGTGGTGGCTCCAAGAACATCGCCGACGAACATCGGACTTCAGCTGATGTCCATCATCTCGGCGTGGGACCTCGGGTTCATTACACTGGGATCGATGATCGAGCGCATGGAGAAAGTGTTCAGGTCGCTCGAGCGCATGCGACGCTACCGTGGCCATTTCTACAACTGGTACAATCTGACCGATTTCCACGTACTGGAGCCGGCGTACATCTCGACCGTGGACAGCGGCAACTTCGCCGGGCATCTGATCGCGATGAAGCAAGCCTGTCTGGAGGCGACGCATGAGCCGGAATGCAGTTCAGAGGATGCGCAGCGATTGCGGGCGATTGCCGAGCGTGCCAGAGCATACGCGCTGGAAATGGATTTCAGGTTCCTGTTCGACGAAAGGAGAAAACTGTTTTCGATCGGTTATCAGCCGGCGGCAAACACGTTCGACAACTCGTACTATGATCTGCTGGCGTCAGAGTCGCGTCTCTCTTCCTTCGTTGCGATCGCGAAGAACGATGTACCGGTGGATCACTGGTTCCGGCTCGGCCGGACGCTCACGGCAGCGGGCGGTACGCGCACGCTCGTT
This genomic interval carries:
- a CDS encoding pyridoxal-phosphate dependent enzyme, giving the protein MALQERNKRPYASVLETIAWTPLIRFNAVTRGIRTPVYGKAEFFNPGGSVKDRIAMPIIERAEREGRLKPGGTIVEGTSGNTGIALAIAAALRGYKCIFTMPDKMSQEKVRLLKAFGAKVIITPTAVPPDHPDSYVTMARRIAKETPNAILADQFYNEANPQAHYDTTGPELWEQTEGRITHFVAAAGTGGTITGVGRYLKEKNPKIRIIAGDPVGSILADHWRTDGKEVREGVPYKIEGIGQDKIPGALDMSVIDDFESVSDKDAFTMARRLTREEGLFVGGSSGLITHVALRVAREVNDPDAFVVAVLCDTGERYLSKLYNDEWMQENQLLDSTRVTLMHVLGRKGAETPAVVSTTPGAPVRQALGLMSLHDISQLPVMEGQNCVGSVSDWSLSQKSLENPKLLDATVSEVMDSPFPMVSGDQPVESVVRLLSKSNPAVLVRNDGVIDGIVTRSDMLHYMMSR
- a CDS encoding D-alanine--D-alanine ligase, with product MKLKITVLMGGSSAERNVSLASGMRIVLALRSRGHDVIAFDPSKGLISREEEQRLALSAVGTEPPSLDALARSTGGAFLPALEALPEISGADVVFLALHGGMGEDGTLQALLDMAHVKYTGSGHLSSALAMDKDLSKKLFRAAGVQTANWLMAPATIEEVENTLGFPVIVKPSKQGSTVGLSVVKQAEQLQPAIQEAWRYDDEVMIEQFIAGRELTVGILGDRALPVGEIIPVHEIYDYECKYTAGMAKEEFPARLSVEQTSLVQQQALAAFRALKLSGYARIDFRLSKSDDGDSGGGFYCLEANTLPGMTEFSLIPQGAAAAGLSFPELCEEIVRSAGK
- a CDS encoding rhomboid family intramembrane serine protease, whose product is MSDALYDSPPQPRMTPAVQWLIAANVGVYFLQVTLFGAEGVFGVMGLDPGHFPSAWWTIATYMFVHAGLWHLAFNMLSLWMFGPRIENVWGARSFTYFYLWCGIGGSVAHLLLGGNAGLVGASAAIMGVLLAYALRWPDEEVYIFGVIPMKTRWLVVWLGLINLAMGISSTKGGSGIGWFAHLGGLGFGWVYLRVSAFGGLDNFRRWVSPVPDEPEDAFRAIPRTHRNRNREEHAEGIDEVVAKSNAVAAKTTRRALLPRAGSDGSRESAERLDMVLDKISKHGIESLTSEELQVLDEMSRKLKGRDIH
- the queF gene encoding preQ(1) synthase; the encoded protein is MPKPDLLETFANPYADRDYEIHMDCNEFTSLCPLGGIESDAEELALLKGGAPDFGIIRITYLPAEVCLELKSLKLYLWSFRNDGIFYERAVNRILDDLVAAANPKWMQVVGDFNLRGGIKSVITAEKGKR
- a CDS encoding ATP-dependent 6-phosphofructokinase is translated as MRIGLLTGGGDAPGLNAVIRTAVLSAVNRGWKVLGIRHGFAGLLGECDVAPLTRLSVSGIAHLGGTILRTTNRGNPLSFPVRMEDGSYVEKDRSGELIANVKKLGIDALVAIGGDGTLQIALELVNRGLRIVGVPKTIDNDVSCTITTFGFDTAVNTAIEAIDKLHTTAESHDRVIVMEVMGRYAGFIALHAGVAGTADVILIPEIPYDIDKVCAKILARDRAGQNFSIVVAAEGAYPKSTETGDSSVSGPPRIIHAGLVAERLVERIHAGTGKECRSLVLGHLQRGGMPTGYDRLLAMRFGAAAVRAIESEAWGHMVALQSPHLVTVPISEVIRREKRVELGHDIVQTARATGISFGD
- a CDS encoding DUF1648 domain-containing protein; translation: MRKWIPVLLIAVATIASVAIYSKLPERIPTHWNMSGEIDGWSSRFWGAWMMPLMMAVIWPVMRLIPHIDPHRANYAKFRGMYEALIIATMAFMLAMHLLLLAAATGSHIPISRIVIGAVGAFFVVIGVLLPHAHPNWFVGIRTPWTLSSDLAWERTHKVGGLLFIATGTLTMLTTLLAPKQAMWVLLVSGTAMMVFLFVYSYVVWKKDGERHSAA
- a CDS encoding methylated-DNA--[protein]-cysteine S-methyltransferase gives rise to the protein MTTASLPSADRMYRALAERDGTFDGVFFAAVKTTGIFCRPTCAAKKPRPENVEFYPSVRDALVAGYRPCLRCHPMQPEGAAPNWIKRLLEQVEEDPSRRWKDSDLKAAELDPARVRRWFLRHHGLTFQAYQRAHRLGLAFGRISQGEKWEGVGYTHGFESASGFHDAFTRTFETAPNRLADVAPVVVTRLLTPLGPMIAGATADGICLLEFADRRMLKTQLERVRKRFSRPTVPGENRHVAQLKDELDRYFTGGLRSFTVPLLLKGTDFQTAAWNQLLKIPYGETISYEQQARAMGRAGAQRAVGKANGDNRIAIVIPCHRVVRQNGDLCGYGGGLWRKKFLLDFERGQCASGG
- a CDS encoding OmpA family protein is translated as MMQLNSRRVLTVLAVVGSFGLSACASMKNKERGAVIGASAGAAIGGVIGKTTGGSTARGAIIGAVVGGAAGAVIGHQMDQQAKELDQSIPGAKVERVGEGIEVTFDSGLLFDFDSDKIRPAAAANLQELAQSLNKFGNSSLLIVGHTDSKGDDTYNQTLSYRRANSASVYLQSQGVPTMRISTAGRGESEPVALNDTEAGRQQNRRVEVAIYASEAYRDQVKKSYSGK
- a CDS encoding PaaI family thioesterase; protein product: MERTRTVTWQDPALGVEAATTLTGVEYLRAMARGEAPPSPLGQVLGFRLEEIEEGRVVVTLEPAEYHYNPLGVVHGGLAATLFDSSLGCAVQSLLPPAHTAPTLQLQINYVRPITVSTGKVYCSGDVVHMGRRSATAEGRLTDSDGKLYAHATGTFILTGPEDRKAR